The region GCGGGCTGGCCGGCCACTTGGGGGAAGACCCTGCGCCCGAACCGGCAGCCCGGCTGGACATTGCGCAAAGCCTGCTCAACGCCGGGCGGCATCTGGACCGCTCGTGGCGACGGCGCGAGTTGGCCTTGCGCGAGCAACTGACCTCCAACGAACGCCTGCTCGACACCTTGCCCGATCCCTTGCTGATGCTCGGCGCCGATGCCCTGATCACCCGGGCCAACGGAGCGGCGCGCGCCTTGTTTTCCCGGGTGCTGACGGGCCAAGAGATCACCACGGTTCTGCGCGACCCCGGGGTGCTCGACGCCATCGAGGGGGTGCTGGAAAAAGCGCCCTCGCGCCAAGTCACCTGGGTGATGCCGGGGCCGGTCGAACGCGAGTTCGAGGTCCGGGCGACCCGCCTGCCGGCGCGGGGGGTCGATGGCTCGCTGGTGATGGTGACCTTGCATGACATCACCGCCTTGCGCCGGCTGGAGCAGATGCGCGCCGATTTTGTGGCCAACGCCAGCCATGAACTGCGCACGCCGCTGTCCAGCCTGATCGGGTTCACCGAAACCCTGGCCACCAGCGCCCGCGAGGACAGTGCGGCGCGCGAGCAGTTCTTGGCGATCATGCTGGAACAGGGCCGACGCATGCAGCGGTTGATCGAAGACCTGCTGTCCTTGTCGCGCATCGAGATGGAGGAGCACACGCCCCCCTCGGACCCGATCAACCTGAGGGAGGTGATTGGCGGTGTGGCGCGCTTTTTGGAGATCCGCGCCCGCGAGAAAAACATGGACATTCGCCTGGAGGGAGAAGACGCCCCGGTCGTGGTGATCGGTGATGGCGACCAACTCACCCAGATTTTTCAAAACCTGCTCGACAACGCCCTGAAATACGGACGCCCCAGCACGCCGGTGGTGGTGCGCTGGACGCAGGTGGAGCGGGGTCCGGCCGCCATGCCCGCCGCCGTGCGCGCGCCGTGCCTGCGGGTCAGTGTCATCGACCAGGGCGAGGGCATCGCCAAGGAGCATCTGCCGCGCCTGACCGAGCGCTTTTACCGGGTGGACAAAGCCCGCTCGCGCGCCATGGGCGGCACCGGCTTGGGCCTTGCTATTGTCAAGCACGTGGTCGTGCGCCATCGGGGCGCCATGACCTTGGAAAG is a window of Pararhodospirillum photometricum DSM 122 DNA encoding:
- a CDS encoding ATP-binding protein, yielding MERQTPGVGRLMRAGAMISVPAAATVLGLAVFGWVSVGAAVGSVLLIWFLTALLLRFAFRDLLAVARHLRGLAGHLGEDPAPEPAARLDIAQSLLNAGRHLDRSWRRRELALREQLTSNERLLDTLPDPLLMLGADALITRANGAARALFSRVLTGQEITTVLRDPGVLDAIEGVLEKAPSRQVTWVMPGPVEREFEVRATRLPARGVDGSLVMVTLHDITALRRLEQMRADFVANASHELRTPLSSLIGFTETLATSAREDSAAREQFLAIMLEQGRRMQRLIEDLLSLSRIEMEEHTPPSDPINLREVIGGVARFLEIRAREKNMDIRLEGEDAPVVVIGDGDQLTQIFQNLLDNALKYGRPSTPVVVRWTQVERGPAAMPAAVRAPCLRVSVIDQGEGIAKEHLPRLTERFYRVDKARSRAMGGTGLGLAIVKHVVVRHRGAMTLESEIGKGTTINLFLPLYEPTLG